In candidate division WOR-3 bacterium, the following are encoded in one genomic region:
- the nikR gene encoding nickel-responsive transcriptional regulator NikR yields MRNTDIEADETGAVRFSVSMEPDLLAGFEALLRKTGWSRSKAIRDLVRNRLAESELERGSGPAVGVLAYVYGHDQPDLAHRLMHVQHDAHAEVVSSTHVHLDRHDCLEVLILRGPAARLRRLADALLALKGVRQGHLTLTPARCPLASEHKH; encoded by the coding sequence ATGCGTAACACTGACATTGAAGCCGATGAGACTGGCGCGGTGCGGTTCAGCGTCTCCATGGAGCCGGACCTGCTGGCCGGGTTCGAGGCCCTGCTCCGGAAGACCGGGTGGTCTCGCTCCAAGGCAATCCGCGACCTGGTGCGCAACCGGCTGGCTGAGTCCGAGTTGGAACGCGGTTCCGGCCCGGCCGTCGGCGTGCTCGCCTACGTCTACGGGCACGACCAGCCCGACCTTGCCCATCGCCTGATGCACGTTCAGCACGACGCGCACGCCGAGGTCGTCTCCTCCACTCACGTCCACCTCGACCGGCACGACTGCCTCGAAGTCCTGATACTGCGCGGGCCGGCAGCCCGTCTGCGCCGGCTCGCAGACGCACTTCTCGCACTCAAGGGCGTACGCCAAGGACACCTGACCCTGACTCCGGCCCGCTGCCCACTTGCCAGCGAACACAAACACTAG